A single genomic interval of Asinibacterium sp. OR53 harbors:
- a CDS encoding efflux RND transporter periplasmic adaptor subunit, which translates to MQKIVQLALMATAITLASCGAKSDNNATSEKQTKLAELKKQQAGINAQIETLEKELAKTDPAAAKEEKAKLVTIAAIQPETFVHYIDLQGRVEAVNISYVAPKGAPGVVKAVYVKKGDVVKKGQLLLKLEDAIPRQSLAAAQQNQETLKTQLAYLKNLYQKQKNLWDQNIGTEVQLITAKNNVDNVESQMKASDEQIKIAKEQLNYTSIYSDVNGVAEDVNIRVGETFAGIAGNSPQIKIVNTSDLKVTTQVPENYLGKVTVGTKVKVNLPDINRTLDAKISVAGKLIDLTNRSFFAEARIPSDAAFHPNQVALVQIQDYTKAQSITAPVNTIQSDDKGKYVMVAVKENGKMIAHKRPVVIGEFYGDKMEIKSGLQTGDLIVTDGFQSLYEGQLITTENK; encoded by the coding sequence ATGCAAAAGATAGTACAACTGGCGCTCATGGCAACCGCTATTACCCTGGCGTCTTGCGGAGCCAAGTCAGACAACAATGCAACCAGTGAAAAGCAAACAAAACTGGCCGAGCTCAAAAAACAGCAGGCCGGTATCAATGCTCAAATTGAAACACTGGAAAAAGAACTCGCCAAAACCGATCCCGCCGCAGCCAAAGAAGAAAAGGCCAAGCTGGTAACCATTGCTGCCATCCAGCCCGAAACCTTTGTGCATTATATTGACCTCCAGGGAAGGGTTGAAGCGGTAAATATTTCTTATGTGGCTCCTAAAGGTGCGCCTGGCGTAGTGAAAGCGGTGTATGTGAAAAAAGGTGATGTAGTGAAGAAAGGTCAGCTGTTGCTGAAACTCGAAGACGCCATCCCCCGCCAGAGCCTGGCCGCAGCACAGCAGAACCAGGAGACACTCAAAACACAACTGGCGTACCTGAAGAACTTGTACCAGAAGCAGAAAAATCTTTGGGACCAGAACATCGGTACTGAAGTACAACTCATCACTGCTAAGAACAATGTTGACAATGTAGAGAGCCAGATGAAAGCCAGCGATGAACAAATCAAGATCGCCAAAGAGCAACTGAATTATACTTCTATTTACAGCGATGTGAATGGTGTGGCTGAAGATGTGAACATCCGCGTAGGTGAAACTTTTGCAGGTATCGCCGGCAACAGTCCGCAAATAAAGATCGTGAACACATCCGACCTGAAAGTAACCACACAGGTACCGGAAAATTATCTTGGTAAAGTAACCGTAGGCACTAAAGTGAAAGTAAACCTGCCCGATATCAATCGCACACTTGATGCCAAAATCAGTGTGGCCGGTAAACTCATCGATCTTACCAACAGGAGTTTCTTTGCAGAAGCCAGGATACCTTCCGATGCTGCGTTTCATCCCAACCAGGTGGCGCTTGTGCAGATACAGGATTACACCAAAGCACAATCTATCACCGCTCCTGTCAATACCATTCAATCGGACGATAAAGGCAAATACGTAATGGTGGCTGTTAAAGAAAATGGCAAAATGATCGCTCACAAAAGACCGGTAGTGATTGGTGAATTCTATGGCGATAAAATGGAAATCAAATCAGGACTGCAAACAGGAGACCTGATCGTTACCGATGGTTTCCAGAGCCTGTATGAAGGCCAGCTCATCACAACGGAAAACAAATAA
- the serC gene encoding 3-phosphoserine/phosphohydroxythreonine transaminase: MKLHNFNSGPSILPQPVLEAASRAILDFNGTGLSVLEIGHRTAWFQEILNEAISSVKTLMQLGDDHEVLFLHGGATTQFMQVPMNLLDENAMAAYCDNGIWGNKAHKEAALFGEVQVVSDTSDRKHSYIQKDFAIPSDASYLHITTNNTVEGTQWHQFPQTAVPLVADMSSDIFCRPMDFNKFALIYAGAQKNMGAAGVNMTVIRKDILGKVSRKIPTIMDYSKHIAAGSLMNTPPVFAVYVSMLTLRWILNEGGLPEMQKRNRAKADLFYNTLDSLQEVYQPVVAKEDRSWMNGIFFLQNPSLEESFLNLCKQEGMIGVKGYRTVGGVRISMYNALPLESVQTFCDLMRHFASKNG; encoded by the coding sequence ATGAAACTTCACAACTTCAATTCAGGACCTTCAATCCTGCCGCAACCCGTATTGGAAGCCGCTTCCAGAGCTATCCTCGATTTCAATGGCACCGGATTGTCTGTTCTGGAAATCGGCCACCGCACTGCCTGGTTCCAGGAAATACTGAATGAAGCCATCAGCTCCGTAAAAACACTGATGCAACTGGGTGATGACCATGAAGTGCTTTTCCTGCACGGAGGTGCTACCACCCAGTTCATGCAGGTGCCGATGAACCTGCTGGATGAAAATGCCATGGCCGCATACTGTGATAATGGTATCTGGGGGAACAAAGCCCACAAGGAAGCGGCTTTGTTTGGAGAAGTGCAGGTAGTGTCTGATACATCTGACCGCAAACACAGTTATATCCAGAAGGATTTTGCTATTCCTTCCGATGCCAGCTATTTGCATATCACCACCAACAATACGGTGGAAGGCACACAGTGGCACCAATTCCCGCAAACAGCAGTACCGCTGGTGGCCGATATGAGCAGCGATATTTTTTGCCGGCCGATGGACTTCAATAAATTCGCCCTCATCTATGCAGGTGCGCAAAAGAACATGGGAGCCGCCGGTGTGAATATGACCGTGATTCGCAAAGACATATTGGGTAAGGTATCCCGGAAGATACCTACCATCATGGACTACAGCAAACACATTGCAGCAGGATCGCTGATGAATACACCACCGGTTTTTGCAGTCTATGTGAGCATGCTTACGCTGCGCTGGATATTGAACGAAGGCGGATTGCCCGAAATGCAGAAAAGAAACCGCGCTAAGGCGGACTTGTTTTACAATACCCTCGACAGCCTGCAGGAAGTGTACCAGCCGGTGGTTGCCAAAGAAGACCGCAGCTGGATGAATGGTATTTTCTTTTTACAGAACCCCTCTCTCGAAGAAAGCTTCCTGAATCTTTGCAAACAGGAAGGTATGATCGGTGTTAAAGGCTACCGTACCGTGGGCGGCGTCAGGATCAGCATGTATAATGCGCTGCCGCTGGAAAGCGTACAGACATTCTGCGACCTGATGCGCCATTTTGCCTCCAAGAACGGATGA
- a CDS encoding TolC family protein: protein MSKRGSTTIWLFCLALFSSTGFAQAPGAIHELSIQQAVEYAHKNNVQVKNALLDISIQQQSNRDITSAALPSVTGSIGATDYLKIPTSLLPGEVFGQPRGTYIPVQFGTKYNSTASIQLQQLLFDGQVFIGLQARATSLEWRKKSAEVTEEAIKTNIYKIYYQLVVSKTQIALLDANINRLNKLDHDTRELYKNGFAEKLDLDKIAVQVANLQTEKTKALNNIDIGYLGLKTLMGMPIKDSLVLTDKITDDQIKEDFTNDSSYQYSDRKEFQYLQLAKKLNEFNIKRYKLSYFPTLSLTGAYSKNAQRNEFDFFGKGDWFTTSYVGLNISIPIFDGFAKDSRIKKSRMELTQTNNQIDNLQLSIDNEVAQARINFRSAISTMSYQKKNMDLAEDVYNQTKKKYEIGSGSNTEITSAQTDLVTAQTNYINALYTAIIAKVDYLKAIGKL, encoded by the coding sequence ATGAGTAAAAGAGGATCAACAACCATTTGGCTGTTTTGTCTGGCATTGTTCAGCAGCACGGGTTTTGCACAAGCACCGGGGGCCATACATGAACTTTCCATTCAACAGGCTGTGGAATATGCACACAAAAATAATGTACAGGTAAAGAACGCCCTGCTCGATATCAGCATCCAGCAGCAGAGCAACAGGGATATTACTTCTGCAGCCCTGCCCAGCGTAACAGGATCGATCGGAGCAACTGATTACCTGAAGATACCTACTTCACTGTTGCCCGGAGAAGTGTTCGGCCAACCGCGCGGAACTTATATCCCCGTTCAGTTCGGTACCAAATACAATTCTACTGCCAGCATACAGCTTCAGCAACTGTTGTTCGACGGACAGGTATTCATTGGTCTGCAGGCAAGGGCCACTTCCCTGGAATGGCGTAAAAAATCTGCGGAAGTAACCGAGGAGGCCATCAAGACCAATATTTATAAAATATACTACCAGCTCGTTGTAAGCAAAACACAGATCGCGCTGCTCGATGCCAATATCAACCGGTTGAATAAATTGGATCATGATACGCGTGAGTTGTACAAGAATGGTTTTGCAGAAAAGCTGGACCTTGATAAGATCGCTGTGCAGGTTGCCAATCTGCAAACTGAAAAAACCAAAGCGCTCAACAATATCGATATTGGCTACCTGGGACTGAAAACACTTATGGGTATGCCCATTAAAGACAGCCTCGTGCTAACCGACAAGATCACGGACGATCAGATCAAGGAAGATTTTACGAATGACAGCAGCTACCAGTACTCCGACAGAAAGGAATTTCAATACCTGCAACTGGCCAAGAAGCTAAACGAGTTCAATATCAAGCGTTACAAGCTGAGTTATTTCCCCACCCTTTCATTGACCGGCGCTTACAGCAAAAATGCCCAGCGTAATGAATTCGATTTTTTTGGAAAAGGCGACTGGTTTACCACTTCGTATGTAGGGCTGAATATTTCCATTCCTATTTTCGACGGTTTTGCCAAAGATTCCAGGATTAAAAAGTCGAGGATGGAGCTGACACAAACCAATAACCAGATCGATAATCTCCAATTGTCTATCGACAATGAAGTAGCGCAGGCCAGGATCAATTTCCGTTCTGCCATCTCCACTATGAGTTACCAGAAGAAAAACATGGACCTGGCAGAAGATGTGTACAACCAGACCAAAAAGAAATACGAAATAGGTTCGGGCTCGAATACAGAAATCACTTCTGCCCAAACAGATCTCGTTACTGCTCAAACTAATTATATCAACGCTTTGTATACCGCCATCATTGCGAAGGTGGATTACCTGAAAGCAATAGGAAAATTATAA
- a CDS encoding TetR/AcrR family transcriptional regulator, whose product MDIQERIVLKAHELFMRYGIRSVSMDEIANHLGMSKKTIYQFFADKDALVESVIDIEISRTREDCSVHRQKSENPVHEIFLAVDMLQELLKSMNPSLMFDLEKYHARAFQKISEHKNRFLYDVIKSNLEKGIRDELYRPEINTDIMTRYRLATTFLLFNPELFSTGKYTLPQVMEEITDNFLYGLVTTKGLKLIQKYKQQRLKTKNVTYE is encoded by the coding sequence ATGGACATACAAGAAAGAATTGTACTAAAAGCACACGAGCTGTTTATGCGTTACGGTATCCGTAGCGTAAGCATGGACGAAATTGCCAACCACCTGGGCATGAGCAAAAAAACCATTTACCAGTTTTTTGCCGATAAAGATGCGCTGGTAGAAAGTGTGATAGACATTGAGATCAGCAGAACCAGGGAAGATTGCAGTGTGCATCGTCAAAAATCGGAAAATCCCGTTCACGAGATCTTCCTGGCCGTTGACATGCTGCAGGAATTGCTCAAAAGTATGAATCCTTCCCTGATGTTCGACCTTGAAAAATACCATGCCAGGGCTTTTCAGAAAATCAGTGAGCACAAAAACCGCTTCCTGTACGATGTGATCAAAAGCAACTTGGAAAAAGGCATTAGAGATGAGTTGTACCGGCCCGAGATCAATACGGATATCATGACCCGTTACCGGTTAGCTACTACATTCCTCTTGTTCAACCCGGAGTTGTTCTCTACAGGAAAGTATACGCTGCCGCAGGTGATGGAAGAGATCACGGATAATTTTTTATACGGACTGGTAACGACGAAAGGACTGAAGCTCATCCAGAAATACAAGCAACAACGATTAAAGACAAAAAATGTAACCTATGAGTAA
- a CDS encoding TetR/AcrR family transcriptional regulator translates to MLTSPKDELIREEILKVAQKLFQQYGLKKTTMEDIAKTLGKGKSTLYYYFCSKEEIFDAVIMKEMDEVFHQVMQAVNHAVTAEEKLKMFAVTKIKALQKKSNLYKIVRGELQENMRCMKHMYFAYDQQETKLMKSILSFGLANGEFDRSISKELDLLPSVMVSSLRGIERDMFLNNKYTKMEVRIGSIVSILIRGLKKVKYTQPPIVLS, encoded by the coding sequence ATGCTCACCTCACCCAAAGACGAACTGATCAGGGAAGAGATACTGAAAGTAGCGCAGAAGCTTTTCCAGCAGTATGGTCTTAAAAAGACCACGATGGAAGATATTGCCAAAACACTGGGTAAGGGGAAAAGTACATTGTATTATTATTTCTGCAGCAAGGAAGAAATATTCGATGCGGTCATCATGAAAGAAATGGATGAAGTGTTCCACCAGGTGATGCAGGCTGTGAACCATGCAGTTACTGCAGAGGAAAAGCTGAAAATGTTTGCCGTTACCAAGATCAAGGCCCTGCAAAAAAAATCAAACCTTTATAAGATCGTCAGGGGCGAATTACAGGAGAACATGCGGTGTATGAAACACATGTACTTCGCGTATGACCAGCAGGAAACCAAACTGATGAAGAGTATCCTTTCATTCGGACTGGCCAATGGCGAATTTGACAGGAGCATCAGTAAAGAGCTCGACCTGTTACCCTCGGTTATGGTGAGCTCGCTGCGCGGCATAGAACGCGACATGTTCCTCAACAATAAATACACTAAAATGGAAGTGCGGATAGGATCCATTGTTTCGATTCTGATACGCGGACTTAAAAAAGTAAAATATACACAGCCGCCAATCGTTCTATCATAG
- a CDS encoding DUF502 domain-containing protein yields the protein MSRLKPNVRNYLKKLLQLFLQGLIVLAPIGITLWVVVGLFKLVDGFLPNLVNALFPDLLKKDIAGNVNSLPGLGFVVVVALVLLVGWLSSLFVVGRLVAVLDTVLEKTPGIKFIYSSVKDFLEAFAGNKKKFDKAVLVNVDAPNVWRIGFMTQQSAREFNLADHVTVYVPHSYAISGITYIVPRDHIRLIDKVSAADAMKYAVSGGVTDVHE from the coding sequence ATGAGCAGGCTCAAACCCAATGTACGCAACTATTTGAAGAAACTTTTGCAGTTGTTTTTACAAGGGTTGATTGTACTGGCGCCGATAGGCATCACACTGTGGGTAGTAGTAGGCCTTTTTAAGCTGGTAGACGGTTTTTTACCCAACCTGGTGAATGCCTTGTTTCCCGATCTGTTAAAAAAAGATATAGCCGGCAATGTGAACAGCCTGCCCGGCCTGGGTTTTGTGGTGGTAGTGGCCCTGGTATTATTGGTAGGATGGTTGTCATCTCTTTTCGTAGTGGGGAGATTGGTAGCGGTATTGGATACCGTATTGGAAAAAACACCGGGTATCAAATTCATTTATTCCTCTGTGAAAGATTTCCTGGAAGCTTTTGCAGGCAATAAGAAAAAATTCGACAAAGCCGTTCTGGTGAATGTAGATGCTCCCAATGTATGGCGTATCGGTTTCATGACACAGCAATCGGCTCGTGAATTCAACCTCGCCGATCATGTAACGGTGTATGTGCCGCATTCTTATGCCATATCGGGCATTACGTATATCGTTCCCCGCGATCATATCCGCCTCATCGATAAGGTGAGCGCCGCAGATGCTATGAAGTATGCGGTATCGGGCGGTGTAACAGATGTGCATGAATAA